One window of Botrimarina mediterranea genomic DNA carries:
- a CDS encoding DUF1559 domain-containing protein: MPTTSLPSPRRGFTLVELLVVIAIIGILVALLLPAVQAAREAARRCSCQNNITQLGLAVHNYEFAHEKLPPGVINPEGPIRSEPVGQHVGWIVQVLPYFEELTVYNLFDQEAGAYAPVNAELRKLPIKVLQCPSTWHDVIDEDKTAAVSDYAGCHHHEEAPIDEDNAGLLFLNSAVRYVDILDGSSRTLLLAESVSDPAEALGWPSGTRATLRNTSNLNVGHKRRYTAAPAEEELEKPLATFVGGFSGPHPGVVMAAFADGSTRYLKQDIAPEVLRQIGARADGELPKPL; encoded by the coding sequence ATGCCAACCACGTCTCTCCCGTCGCCGCGTCGCGGCTTCACGCTCGTTGAACTGCTGGTGGTGATCGCCATCATCGGCATCCTGGTGGCGCTGCTGCTACCGGCGGTGCAGGCCGCGCGCGAAGCGGCGCGGCGGTGCAGCTGCCAGAACAATATCACCCAACTCGGTCTCGCCGTTCACAACTACGAGTTCGCGCACGAGAAGTTACCGCCCGGGGTGATCAACCCGGAGGGGCCGATCCGTAGCGAGCCGGTTGGCCAGCACGTCGGCTGGATTGTGCAGGTGCTGCCCTACTTCGAGGAGCTAACGGTCTACAACTTATTCGACCAAGAAGCCGGAGCGTACGCCCCAGTTAACGCCGAGTTGCGGAAGCTGCCGATCAAAGTGCTTCAGTGCCCCTCCACTTGGCACGACGTGATCGATGAAGACAAGACGGCGGCGGTCTCGGACTACGCGGGGTGCCACCATCACGAAGAGGCGCCGATCGACGAAGACAACGCGGGCCTGTTGTTTCTCAATAGTGCCGTTCGCTACGTCGATATCCTCGACGGGTCGAGCCGTACGCTGCTCCTAGCCGAGTCCGTTTCGGACCCCGCCGAGGCATTGGGTTGGCCTTCGGGGACGCGTGCTACGCTCCGCAATACAAGCAATCTCAACGTTGGTCACAAGCGGCGGTATACAGCGGCTCCGGCGGAGGAAGAACTCGAGAAGCCGTTAGCCACCTTTGTCGGAGGCTTCTCCGGACCTCATCCCGGTGTTGTGATGGCGGCGTTTGCGGACGGTTCGACAAGGTACTTGAAGCAAGACATCGCCCCGGAGGTCCTGCGTCAAATCGGCGCCCGCGCCGATGGCGAGTTGCCGAAGCCACTCTAG
- a CDS encoding sigma 54-interacting transcriptional regulator — MSRLNDDEHHLLRSLSDLTYCNPFLPERITLEQAVLRDAYSPEPLASWSRIASASRTDRPNVVAITTLASELVERLVERQTCEGSLSGRDAALYDDAVTYTLYYRHVASIGAELVYPQRNDRRVAKAWAAFRDERERLHRPLSEEQRAQLSTSEHLFACLYQVRRAFDGIYSCLIGESGPATRLRAAVWQSIFTHDLRRYRRLLYDRMRELATLVTGPSGAGKELVARAIGRAQYRPFDPATGSFVGDDDSFIALNLSALSPTLVESELFGHAKGSFTGATADRVGWLERCPEHGAVFLDEIGDVDPAIQVKLLRVAQSRDYSRLGETLPRRFAGKLIAATNRDLAAEMRAGRFREDLYYRLCSDRIELPSLAEHLLDRPEAIAGLVRFLTGRLLGAAASSEADELAADVLAWIDERLPRDYEWPGNIRELEQCVRGVLVRGEYLPASHEAATTRAAWLALAEQGELTADELLTAYCRHIHAQVGGYEPAARVLGIDRRTVKSRVTNGATAVE; from the coding sequence ATGTCCCGTCTGAACGATGACGAGCACCACCTGCTCCGTTCGCTGTCCGACCTGACCTACTGCAACCCGTTCTTGCCCGAGCGGATCACGCTGGAGCAGGCCGTCCTTCGCGACGCTTACTCGCCGGAACCACTTGCCTCATGGAGCCGCATCGCCAGCGCCAGCCGCACCGACCGCCCCAACGTTGTTGCGATCACCACGCTGGCGAGCGAACTGGTCGAGCGTCTCGTTGAACGGCAGACGTGCGAGGGGTCGCTTAGCGGGCGGGACGCGGCTCTCTACGACGACGCGGTCACCTACACGCTCTATTACCGCCACGTGGCGAGCATCGGCGCCGAGCTCGTCTATCCCCAACGCAACGACCGCCGCGTCGCCAAAGCGTGGGCCGCGTTCCGTGACGAGCGTGAACGGCTCCACCGACCGCTCAGCGAAGAGCAGCGCGCCCAGCTATCGACAAGCGAGCACCTCTTCGCTTGTCTCTACCAAGTCCGCCGCGCCTTCGACGGCATCTACAGCTGCCTGATCGGCGAGTCGGGCCCCGCGACGCGGTTGCGCGCGGCGGTCTGGCAGTCGATCTTCACGCACGACCTGCGTCGCTACCGGCGGTTGCTTTACGACCGGATGCGCGAGCTGGCGACTCTCGTCACGGGTCCCTCCGGCGCCGGCAAGGAGCTCGTCGCCCGGGCGATCGGCCGCGCGCAGTACAGGCCGTTCGATCCGGCGACGGGTTCGTTCGTCGGCGATGACGATTCGTTCATCGCGCTCAACTTGTCGGCGTTGTCGCCGACGCTCGTCGAGTCCGAGCTCTTCGGGCACGCCAAGGGCTCGTTCACCGGCGCGACGGCGGACCGTGTCGGCTGGCTCGAACGCTGCCCGGAGCACGGCGCCGTGTTCCTCGACGAGATCGGCGACGTCGATCCGGCGATCCAAGTGAAGCTGTTGCGAGTCGCCCAGTCGCGCGACTACAGCCGGCTTGGCGAGACCTTGCCGCGTCGCTTTGCCGGCAAGTTGATTGCCGCTACCAATCGCGACCTCGCCGCCGAGATGCGAGCTGGGCGTTTCCGGGAAGACCTCTACTACCGGCTCTGCTCGGATCGTATCGAGTTGCCATCGCTCGCCGAGCATCTGCTCGATCGCCCCGAGGCGATCGCTGGACTCGTGCGCTTCCTCACCGGCAGACTGCTTGGCGCTGCCGCGTCGTCCGAGGCCGACGAGCTCGCGGCCGATGTCCTCGCATGGATCGATGAGCGGCTGCCGCGCGACTACGAGTGGCCCGGCAACATCCGCGAACTGGAGCAATGCGTCCGCGGTGTATTGGTGCGCGGCGAGTACCTCCCGGCGTCCCACGAGGCCGCAACGACACGCGCCGCGTGGCTTGCGCTCGCCGAGCAAGGCGAGCTCACCGCGGACGAACTGCTCACCGCGTACTGTCGCCACATCCATGCGCAGGTTGGCGGCTATGAACCGGCCGCGCGCGTGCTAGGAATCGACCGCCGCACGGTGAAGAGTCGCGTCACCAACGGCGCAACCGCAGTCGAGTAG
- a CDS encoding glycosyltransferase codes for MIWIPLIGAVAACAVSLSLTAYVISVSHRLRLYDQPDHRKVHRQATPRLGGVGIIGAALLVGVPLFACLVDPSTEGGWVELKHYSALAIGALFVFVMGVLDDLWEVSSRLKLITLLAASCVFCASGAGLGEVVYDFQAAIRFPWLSWILTAAWITGMAVAFNFIDGLDGLSGGLALMAFGVLAYFQLDAHHYAAAVAPLVMAGAIAGFLHFNRPPARTFMGDGGSLTIGYLIGAMTIAANAEPRPGTMRAMVVPSLAMSVALVDTALTLFRRRYEQRRSLFTAERGHIHHRLLDRGLHPRQAVLLIHAVSAMAVAIGVCSLPLVGWSTLGGLALVVPLLWGLFHAAGSVRTTQMISAIRSKREIDRDSRRHRNACEALQLEFDSAKTFSEWWQTVCDAAEQLRFARIEMPIAKAMNGEPMTFRWVNAEGDGEMEDVGRSIDAKLPICTDAEVTNFAEVRVPVGSSLESASERLALFSRLMSDSGCAALRRIQRMEEPPCHAIAAQPRGEFSDLRVAVVHDFFYTYAGAERVVEQIIRVVPQCDVFGLFDFVPDESRGFLCSKPVSTTFLQRMPLARTKHRAYLPLMPLAIEQLDVSDYDLVISSSYLAAKGVITGPDQTHVCYCHSPARYAWDLQHQYLREAGLGFGPQGILARTILHYLRNWDVRTALGVDHFLANSRFVARRISKFYRREAVVIHPPVDVDTFVPSVDVRDDYYLTASRLVGYKKIDVIIEAFNRTPDRRLIVIGDGPERRRLERLAGSNVVLRGQLGKASLVRHLQRARAFVFAAEEDFGIAPVEAMACGTPVIAFRKGGVTESLEEGKAGIFYDEQSADSLLEAIERFESQGPLNEIDRIATRRRAEQFSNDAFVEHLTSFLREVTGNGHRRAGASRRLEDRLPRAIESRHCSTEDVGQTLPEAPGELPPIDDVFPGTDQ; via the coding sequence ATGATCTGGATCCCTTTGATCGGCGCGGTGGCGGCGTGCGCCGTATCACTATCGCTAACCGCCTACGTGATCTCTGTCTCGCACCGACTTCGACTCTATGACCAGCCCGACCACCGCAAGGTACATCGCCAAGCGACCCCGCGTCTTGGTGGCGTAGGGATCATCGGCGCCGCACTGTTAGTGGGCGTGCCCCTGTTCGCCTGCTTGGTGGATCCCTCGACTGAAGGGGGGTGGGTTGAGTTGAAGCACTACTCGGCCCTCGCTATTGGGGCCTTGTTCGTCTTTGTTATGGGCGTGCTAGACGATCTTTGGGAAGTCTCATCACGGCTTAAGCTGATCACCTTGCTGGCGGCGTCGTGCGTGTTCTGCGCCTCGGGCGCCGGGCTTGGTGAGGTGGTCTATGACTTCCAAGCCGCCATCCGCTTTCCGTGGCTGTCGTGGATCCTCACGGCGGCTTGGATCACCGGTATGGCTGTTGCGTTCAACTTCATCGATGGGCTCGACGGACTATCGGGCGGGTTGGCGTTGATGGCGTTTGGGGTGCTGGCCTACTTTCAGCTCGACGCCCACCACTATGCCGCGGCCGTTGCGCCCTTGGTGATGGCGGGGGCGATAGCCGGTTTCCTCCATTTCAACCGACCGCCGGCGCGTACCTTCATGGGCGATGGCGGGAGTCTCACCATCGGTTATCTGATCGGCGCGATGACAATTGCCGCTAACGCCGAGCCAAGACCAGGCACGATGCGTGCGATGGTTGTTCCGAGCCTGGCGATGAGCGTCGCGCTCGTCGATACCGCTCTCACGCTGTTTCGCCGGAGGTACGAACAGCGCCGCTCATTGTTCACCGCTGAGCGAGGCCACATCCATCACCGACTGCTAGATCGTGGTCTACACCCACGCCAAGCCGTGCTGTTGATCCATGCCGTGTCAGCCATGGCCGTCGCTATCGGGGTCTGCTCGCTGCCGCTCGTGGGATGGTCGACCCTCGGTGGGCTGGCGCTGGTGGTTCCTCTGCTGTGGGGGCTGTTCCACGCGGCTGGCTCGGTGCGGACGACACAGATGATCTCCGCAATCCGCAGCAAACGAGAGATTGACCGTGACTCTCGACGTCACCGCAACGCCTGCGAAGCCTTACAGCTCGAGTTCGATAGCGCCAAGACCTTCAGCGAGTGGTGGCAGACCGTTTGCGACGCCGCCGAGCAACTGCGCTTCGCCCGCATTGAAATGCCGATTGCCAAGGCCATGAACGGCGAACCAATGACCTTCCGATGGGTGAACGCCGAAGGCGACGGCGAGATGGAGGATGTCGGTCGGTCGATCGACGCCAAGCTTCCTATTTGCACCGACGCGGAAGTGACCAACTTTGCTGAAGTTCGAGTGCCGGTCGGCTCCTCACTAGAATCGGCCAGCGAGCGTCTGGCGCTCTTCTCACGGCTGATGTCCGACAGTGGCTGCGCTGCGCTTCGCCGAATCCAGCGTATGGAAGAGCCTCCATGCCACGCAATCGCGGCGCAGCCCCGCGGTGAGTTCAGCGACCTACGTGTGGCAGTCGTCCATGACTTTTTCTACACCTACGCCGGCGCCGAACGTGTCGTCGAACAAATCATCCGTGTCGTTCCACAATGCGATGTCTTCGGGCTATTCGATTTTGTTCCCGACGAGAGCCGTGGCTTTCTCTGTAGCAAGCCTGTGAGCACGACGTTCCTGCAGCGAATGCCTTTGGCTCGGACCAAGCACCGGGCGTACCTGCCGTTGATGCCGCTCGCTATCGAGCAGCTCGACGTTTCGGACTACGACCTCGTGATTTCCAGCTCGTACTTGGCCGCTAAAGGGGTGATCACCGGGCCCGACCAGACGCACGTTTGCTATTGTCACAGTCCCGCGCGGTACGCCTGGGACTTGCAGCACCAGTACCTCCGCGAAGCCGGTCTTGGCTTCGGCCCCCAAGGGATTCTCGCACGGACCATCCTCCATTACTTGCGAAACTGGGACGTACGGACGGCGCTCGGCGTCGACCATTTCTTGGCGAACAGTCGATTCGTCGCCCGCCGCATTAGTAAGTTCTACCGACGTGAAGCGGTGGTGATCCACCCACCGGTGGATGTCGATACATTTGTTCCCTCCGTCGATGTTCGCGACGATTATTATCTCACCGCCAGCCGACTTGTCGGCTACAAGAAGATCGACGTCATTATCGAGGCGTTCAATCGCACCCCCGACCGTAGGCTGATCGTCATCGGCGACGGCCCCGAGCGACGGCGACTCGAACGCTTGGCAGGATCAAACGTTGTCCTCCGCGGTCAGCTTGGTAAGGCGTCGCTTGTTCGTCACTTGCAACGGGCGCGGGCCTTTGTGTTTGCTGCGGAAGAAGACTTCGGGATCGCCCCGGTCGAGGCTATGGCGTGCGGCACGCCGGTGATCGCGTTTCGCAAGGGCGGCGTCACCGAGTCGCTCGAAGAAGGTAAGGCCGGGATATTCTATGACGAGCAATCCGCCGACTCGCTACTGGAAGCAATCGAGCGATTCGAGTCCCAGGGGCCTCTCAACGAGATTGATCGGATCGCGACGCGTCGCAGAGCGGAACAATTCTCGAACGACGCCTTTGTTGAGCATCTCACTTCTTTCCTTAGAGAAGTGACTGGCAACGGTCATCGTCGCGCCGGCGCCTCTCGCCGCCTTGAAGACCGTCTCCCGCGAGCGATCGAGAGCCGCCATTGCTCGACGGAAGACGTCGGCCAGACTTTGCCAGAAGCTCCAGGCGAGCTGCCGCCCATCGATGACGTATTCCCAGGGACGGATCAGTAG
- a CDS encoding ABC transporter permease, giving the protein MSTATPPSVQPAAAISHLECETGHAAPQPAPLSAGVRYLRPSKGWRAIDVVELWRFRELFWIFALRDIKVRYKQTVIGAAWALVQPIAFTVLGVFVFGRAADLGTDGVVPVFLFFLVSQLPWMLFNTGLQSSSMSLVSAQNMLKKIYFPRLVLPVSAAMVSLVDLAVQFILVALVILALPLLHGGAALTPPPQVVLLPVAIVWAFLAALSVGLPLAALNVEFRDVRYVIPFITQFAIFAAPVFWPASRLPDGWREVYGLLPVAAPIEFFRWCVLDTPAHPGMWAVGAISTFVCLGVGLAYFARMEDRFADVV; this is encoded by the coding sequence GTGAGTACCGCAACGCCGCCGAGCGTCCAACCCGCCGCCGCGATTTCCCATCTCGAATGCGAGACAGGCCATGCTGCGCCTCAGCCGGCTCCTTTGTCCGCCGGCGTCCGCTACCTGCGTCCCTCGAAAGGTTGGCGCGCCATCGACGTCGTCGAGCTGTGGCGCTTCCGCGAGTTGTTCTGGATCTTCGCACTCCGTGACATCAAGGTCCGCTACAAGCAGACGGTCATCGGCGCCGCGTGGGCGCTGGTCCAGCCGATCGCTTTCACGGTGCTAGGGGTTTTTGTCTTCGGACGCGCAGCCGACCTCGGAACCGACGGCGTCGTGCCAGTCTTCCTGTTCTTCCTTGTGAGCCAACTCCCGTGGATGCTGTTTAACACGGGCCTGCAATCCAGCAGCATGTCTCTGGTCAGCGCACAGAACATGCTCAAGAAGATCTACTTCCCACGACTTGTGCTCCCAGTCAGCGCCGCGATGGTTTCGTTGGTTGACTTAGCTGTGCAGTTCATCTTGGTAGCTTTGGTGATCTTGGCGCTGCCGCTGCTGCATGGCGGCGCCGCATTGACGCCGCCTCCGCAGGTGGTGCTGCTTCCGGTAGCGATAGTGTGGGCCTTCCTGGCGGCGCTGTCGGTCGGCCTGCCGCTCGCGGCGCTCAATGTCGAGTTTCGCGATGTCCGTTATGTGATACCGTTCATCACTCAATTTGCGATCTTCGCGGCCCCTGTCTTTTGGCCGGCAAGCCGTCTGCCAGACGGATGGCGCGAAGTCTACGGGCTGCTACCCGTCGCCGCGCCGATCGAGTTCTTCCGTTGGTGCGTCCTCGACACACCAGCACACCCCGGTATGTGGGCCGTCGGCGCCATCAGCACCTTCGTCTGCCTGGGAGTGGGGCTGGCATACTTCGCGAGAATGGAGGACCGGTTCGCCGATGTCGTCTGA